A window of Clavibacter michiganensis contains these coding sequences:
- the ddaH gene encoding dimethylargininase — MPSTLSRSADTTAGRTPVAKRVLMCRPDHFDVVYKINPWMDPAVPTDTSLAVRQWQTLYDAYVGLGFQVDLIDGIAGLPDMVYAANGGFTLDGIAYGAAFQHPERQPEGPAYMDWFREAGFDVRVPEQVNEGEGDILLVGDTILAGTGFRSDSTSHAEVARIFDREVVTLRLVNPSFYHLDTAIAVLDDTNIAYLPSAFDADSLDEIERRFPDAVEVSEQDASILGLNSYSDGVNVVIAEKAVGFEASLRERGYNPIGVDLSELLLGGGGVKCCTLELRQ; from the coding sequence ATGCCCTCCACCCTCTCCCGATCCGCGGACACGACCGCCGGCCGCACGCCGGTCGCGAAGCGCGTGCTCATGTGCCGGCCCGACCACTTCGACGTGGTCTACAAGATCAACCCGTGGATGGATCCCGCCGTCCCGACCGACACGTCCCTCGCGGTCCGCCAGTGGCAGACCCTGTACGACGCGTACGTGGGCCTCGGCTTCCAGGTGGACCTCATCGACGGGATCGCCGGCCTGCCCGACATGGTCTACGCGGCCAACGGCGGCTTCACGCTCGACGGCATCGCGTACGGCGCCGCGTTCCAGCACCCGGAGCGCCAGCCCGAGGGCCCTGCGTACATGGACTGGTTCCGCGAGGCGGGCTTCGACGTGCGCGTGCCCGAGCAGGTCAACGAGGGCGAGGGCGACATCCTCCTCGTCGGCGACACGATCCTCGCGGGCACCGGCTTCCGCAGCGACAGCACCAGCCACGCCGAGGTGGCCCGGATCTTCGACCGCGAGGTCGTGACCCTCCGCCTCGTGAACCCGTCGTTCTACCACCTGGACACCGCGATCGCCGTGCTCGACGACACCAACATCGCCTACCTCCCGAGCGCGTTCGACGCGGACAGCCTCGACGAGATCGAGCGCCGCTTCCCCGACGCCGTCGAGGTGAGCGAGCAGGACGCCTCGATCCTCGGCCTCAACTCCTACAGCGACGGCGTCAACGTCGTCATCGCCGAGAAGGCGGTCGGCTTCGAGGCGTCGCTCCGGGAGCGCGGCTACAACCCCATCGGCGTCGACCTGTCCGAGCTGCTGCTCGGCGGCGGCGGCGTGAAGTGCTGCACGCTCGAGCTGCGCCAGTGA
- the rocD gene encoding ornithine--oxo-acid transaminase: protein MTDTIDRPAASDAGALAIHAEEAHAAHNYHPLPVVVASGQGAWVTDLDGRRLLDCLAAYSAVNFGHSHPELVRVATEQLGRITLTSRAFHNDKLGPFVTALAELAGKDMVLPMNTGAEAVESGIKVARAWGYRVKGVAAGRAKIIVMAGNFHGRTTTIVSFSDDEEARADFGPFTPGFVTVPYGDASALEAAIDADTVAVLVEPIQGEAGIVVPPEGYLADVRRICSRERVLMIADEIQSGLGRTGATFECDNSDVVPDLYLLGKALGGGIVPVSAVVGDADVLGVIQPGQHGSTFGGNPLAAAVGHAVVDMLATGEPQERARRLGAVLHARLADLVGHGVLEVRGRGLWAGIDIDPALATGRAVCERLAERGVLAKDTHGSTIRLAPPIVVEEEDLVWAVGQLAEVLAELAGR from the coding sequence ATGACCGACACCATCGACCGCCCCGCCGCATCCGACGCCGGCGCACTCGCGATCCACGCCGAGGAGGCGCACGCCGCGCACAACTACCACCCGCTGCCCGTCGTGGTCGCGTCCGGCCAGGGCGCGTGGGTCACCGACCTCGACGGCCGCCGCCTGCTCGACTGCCTCGCCGCCTACTCGGCCGTGAACTTCGGGCACTCGCACCCGGAGCTCGTGCGGGTCGCGACCGAGCAGCTCGGCCGGATCACGCTCACCAGCCGCGCGTTCCACAACGACAAGCTGGGCCCGTTCGTCACGGCGCTCGCCGAGCTCGCGGGCAAGGACATGGTCCTGCCGATGAACACGGGCGCCGAGGCCGTGGAGTCCGGGATCAAGGTGGCGCGCGCGTGGGGCTACCGCGTGAAGGGCGTGGCCGCGGGCCGGGCGAAGATCATCGTGATGGCCGGCAACTTCCACGGCCGCACCACCACCATCGTGAGCTTCAGCGACGACGAGGAGGCGCGCGCCGACTTCGGCCCGTTCACGCCCGGCTTCGTCACCGTGCCGTACGGCGACGCCTCGGCGCTCGAGGCCGCGATCGACGCGGACACGGTCGCGGTGCTCGTCGAGCCGATCCAGGGCGAGGCCGGCATCGTCGTGCCGCCCGAGGGGTACCTCGCCGACGTGCGGCGGATCTGCTCGCGCGAGCGTGTTCTGATGATCGCCGACGAGATCCAGTCCGGCCTCGGCCGCACGGGCGCGACCTTCGAGTGCGACAACTCCGACGTCGTGCCGGACCTCTACCTGCTCGGCAAGGCGCTCGGCGGCGGCATCGTGCCCGTGTCCGCCGTGGTCGGGGACGCGGACGTGCTCGGCGTCATCCAGCCGGGGCAGCACGGATCCACGTTCGGCGGCAACCCGCTCGCCGCGGCCGTGGGCCACGCGGTGGTCGACATGCTCGCGACGGGCGAGCCGCAGGAGCGCGCGCGTCGCCTCGGCGCCGTGCTGCACGCCCGGCTGGCGGATCTGGTGGGCCACGGCGTCCTCGAGGTGCGCGGCCGCGGGCTGTGGGCCGGCATCGACATCGACCCGGCGCTCGCCACGGGCCGCGCGGTCTGCGAGCGGCTGGCCGAGCGCGGCGTGCTCGCGAAGGACACGCACGGCTCGACGATCCGGCTCGCGCCGCCCATCGTGGTGGAGGAGGAGGACCTCGTCTGGGCCGTCGGCCAGCTCGCCGAGGTGCTCGCGGAGCTCGCCGGCCGCTGA
- a CDS encoding EamA family transporter, whose translation MTSPGDPADPAGAHPGSGTGSTPAGVEAAVVDATGSAEAAAPGARATAAGAALQVGTIVSVSLGSSLAGLVIPAVGPVLVVAARQIMMAALVLPVARPRIHRMTRAQLVPAVMLGLALSLMNLSYYAAVDRLGLGIAATIEFLGPLSIALLASRRLLDAACALVAAAGVVVLTGLEGRIDLFGLVCGATAAVTWAGYIVFTRRVAERLPGFQGIAVASIVSLVVLVPWALLTLDVGALDGRILGLLVAIGLLSSAVPYSLDTVILRRITPRLFAVLTSLSPVVAAILGVIVLGETLSPVQLGAIVVVCVAAGVAIATRAPTPAPRRSEER comes from the coding sequence GTGACCAGCCCCGGGGACCCCGCCGACCCCGCGGGCGCGCACCCGGGATCCGGTACCGGCAGCACCCCGGCCGGCGTCGAGGCCGCGGTCGTCGACGCGACGGGATCCGCTGAGGCCGCCGCGCCGGGCGCCCGCGCCACCGCCGCGGGCGCCGCGCTCCAGGTCGGCACGATCGTGAGCGTCAGCCTCGGGTCGTCGCTCGCCGGGCTCGTGATCCCCGCGGTCGGCCCCGTCCTCGTCGTCGCCGCGCGACAGATCATGATGGCGGCGCTCGTGCTGCCCGTGGCCCGCCCCCGCATCCACCGCATGACGCGCGCGCAGCTCGTGCCCGCCGTGATGCTCGGCCTCGCGCTGTCGCTGATGAACCTCTCCTACTACGCGGCCGTCGACCGGCTGGGCCTCGGCATCGCCGCGACCATCGAGTTCCTCGGCCCGCTGTCGATCGCGCTGCTCGCGTCCCGCCGGCTGCTCGACGCGGCGTGCGCGCTCGTGGCGGCCGCGGGCGTCGTCGTGCTGACGGGACTCGAGGGCCGGATCGACCTGTTCGGCCTCGTCTGCGGCGCCACCGCGGCCGTCACCTGGGCCGGCTACATCGTCTTCACGCGGCGGGTCGCCGAGCGGCTGCCGGGCTTCCAGGGGATCGCGGTCGCCAGCATCGTGAGCCTGGTCGTGCTGGTGCCGTGGGCGCTCCTCACGCTCGACGTCGGCGCACTCGACGGGCGCATCCTCGGCCTGCTCGTGGCGATCGGCCTGCTGTCGTCCGCCGTGCCGTACTCGCTCGACACCGTGATCCTCCGCCGCATCACCCCGCGCCTGTTCGCCGTGCTCACGAGCCTCAGCCCGGTGGTCGCGGCGATCCTCGGCGTGATCGTGCTGGGCGAGACGCTGTCGCCCGTGCAGCTCGGCGCGATCGTGGTCGTGTGCGTCGCCGCGGGCGTGGCCATCGCGACGCGCGCGCCCACACCGGCGCCGCGCCGTTCCGAGGAGCGCTGA
- a CDS encoding DUF6226 family protein — MPAYVRPAIDAPPAIADDGVPYGSRRDATGTPAEDAYTRVSRLERFAPLHAVAVRSVRLAPRDVNGRTLTLEYTAFPGVLLHSGGRIAEAFPQCGCDACDDRWEDVADSLEEAVLLAAGQLPPPREPFGDLVR, encoded by the coding sequence ATGCCCGCCTACGTCCGCCCCGCCATCGACGCGCCGCCCGCGATCGCCGACGACGGCGTCCCGTACGGATCGCGTCGGGACGCCACCGGCACCCCGGCCGAGGACGCCTACACTCGCGTGTCGCGCCTCGAGCGGTTCGCGCCGCTGCACGCGGTGGCCGTCCGCTCCGTCCGGCTCGCGCCGCGGGACGTGAACGGCCGGACGCTCACGCTGGAGTACACGGCGTTCCCCGGCGTGCTGCTGCACAGCGGCGGGCGCATCGCCGAGGCGTTCCCGCAGTGCGGCTGCGACGCGTGCGACGACCGGTGGGAGGACGTGGCCGACTCCCTGGAGGAGGCGGTCCTCCTCGCCGCGGGCCAGCTGCCGCCGCCGCGCGAGCCTTTCGGCGATCTCGTCCGCTGA